The following coding sequences lie in one Osmerus mordax isolate fOsmMor3 chromosome 13, fOsmMor3.pri, whole genome shotgun sequence genomic window:
- the rassf10b gene encoding ras association domain-containing protein 10 isoform X1 translates to MESEESKISVWVCREEKLVSGLSKRTTCADVVKVLQEDQNLQQCVSAAMLSGSPQSYCIVEKWRGFERILPNKTKILRLWGAWGEEQENVRFVLVKNEASLANHGPRSAEARVVLSKESPCVYKGTARATMGFSPEKQRRIVRKAFRKLDKINKKRAQAESKDASSAEKMETLVHLVISQDHTIRQQIQRIKELDREIEKYEAKVHYDRIKRHGINYVQDTYLVDANPEALSGREGDNPLSAEAVAQFEEYAQRCEEVVKLQEELAEHEALMDSITVEIQEELNQRWMKRRQEELSSKETDSSSGESVSTVPAPDTTLVQGADTSSENELLLEEERIKTQLDTSLYIGLRLNTDLEAIRNDLTLTQEIWGAKEQEIQDLLEKVNSLNVEDNTEETASTDKDLNPVVTETTMLRPLETKSEWVEQARGLSKKCDPNDDDSDTGLSSMHSQDSDNPPVCESLV, encoded by the coding sequence ATGGAATCTGAGGAAAGTAAGATATCAGTGTGGGTTTGCCGAGAGGAGAAACTTGTCTCCGGATTGTCAAAACGCACCACCTGTGCTGATGTTGTCAAAGTTCTCCAAGAGGATCAAAACCTGCAACAATGTGTGTCTGCAGCCATGCTTTCTGGATCTCCACAGTCCTATTGCATTgtagagaaatggagagggtTTGAGAGGATCTTGCCGAACAAAACGAAAATTCTCCGCCTGTGGGGCGcttggggagaggagcaggaaaaCGTTCGTTTTGTTTTGGTCAAAAACGAGGCTTCTTTGGCTAACCACGGACCCCGAAGCGCAGAGGCGCGCGTAGTGCTGAGCAAAGAGAGCCCGTGCGTTTACAAGGGGACAGCCAGAGCCACCATGGGGTTCTCTCCGGAGAAACAACGTCGGATTGTTAGAAAAGCATTCAGAAAGTtggacaaaataaataaaaagagggCCCAAGCGGAGTCCAAGGATGCGTCATCGGCGGAGAAAATGGAAACATTGGTTCATCTAGTAATTTCACAGGACCATACTATCCGACAACAAATCCAAAGAATTAAAGAACTGGACAGGGAGATTGAAAAGTATGAGGCAAAAGTTCACTATGACAGAATAAAAAGGCATGGGATCAATTATGTGCAGGACACATACTTGGTGGATGCGAACCCCGAAGCACTCTCCGGCCGAGAGGGGGACAACCCCCTCTCAGCGGAGGCTGTTGCCCAGTTTGAGGAGTATGCCcaaaggtgtgaggaggtggtcaAACTACAAGAGGAACTGGCGGAGCATGAAGCGCTCATGGACAGCATCACCGTCGAGATCCAGGAGGAACTCAATCAGAGGTGGATGAAGCGGAGACAAGAAGAGCTGTCAAGTAAAGAAACTGATTCCAGCTCGGGGGAGAGCGTATCAACTGTCCCTGCTCCGGACACAACTTTAGTCCAGGGGGCAGATACATCATCAGAGAACGAGTTGCTactggaggaggaaaggatCAAAACGCAACTGGATACAAGTTTATATATTGGACTTCGTCTGAATACGGATTTAGAAGCCATTAGGAATGATTTAACCCTGACCCAGGAGATATGGGGAGCAAAGGAACAAGAGATCCAGGATTTGCTGGAAAAAGTGAACTCTTTAAATGTAGAGGACAACACAGAAGAGACAGCTAGTACAGATAAGGACTTGAATCCTGTAGTCACTGAGACAACAATGTTGCGTCCCTTGGAGACAAAAAGTGAGTGGGTGGAGCAAGCCAGGGGGCTCTCAAAGAAATGTGACCCCAACGATGATGACTCAGACACAGGCCTGAGCTCCATGCACAGCCAGGACTCGGATAATCCCCCAGTGTGCGAGTCATTAGTCTAA
- the rassf10b gene encoding ras association domain-containing protein 10 isoform X2: protein MESEESKISVWVCREEKLVSGLSKRTTCADVVKVLQEDQNLQQCVSAAMLSGSPQSYCIVEKWRGFERILPNKTKILRLWGAWGEEQENVRFVLVKNEASLANHGPRSAEARVVLSKESPCVYKGTARATMGFSPEKQRRIVRKAFRKLDKINKKRAQAESKDASSAEKMETLVHLVISQDHTIRQQIQRIKELDREIEKYEAKVHYDRIKRHGINYVQDTYLVDANPEALSGREGDNPLSAEAVAQFEEYAQRCEEVVKLQEELAEHEALMDSITVEIQEELNQRWMKRRQEELSSKETDSSSGESNELLLEEERIKTQLDTSLYIGLRLNTDLEAIRNDLTLTQEIWGAKEQEIQDLLEKVNSLNVEDNTEETASTDKDLNPVVTETTMLRPLETKSEWVEQARGLSKKCDPNDDDSDTGLSSMHSQDSDNPPVCESLV, encoded by the exons ATGGAATCTGAGGAAAGTAAGATATCAGTGTGGGTTTGCCGAGAGGAGAAACTTGTCTCCGGATTGTCAAAACGCACCACCTGTGCTGATGTTGTCAAAGTTCTCCAAGAGGATCAAAACCTGCAACAATGTGTGTCTGCAGCCATGCTTTCTGGATCTCCACAGTCCTATTGCATTgtagagaaatggagagggtTTGAGAGGATCTTGCCGAACAAAACGAAAATTCTCCGCCTGTGGGGCGcttggggagaggagcaggaaaaCGTTCGTTTTGTTTTGGTCAAAAACGAGGCTTCTTTGGCTAACCACGGACCCCGAAGCGCAGAGGCGCGCGTAGTGCTGAGCAAAGAGAGCCCGTGCGTTTACAAGGGGACAGCCAGAGCCACCATGGGGTTCTCTCCGGAGAAACAACGTCGGATTGTTAGAAAAGCATTCAGAAAGTtggacaaaataaataaaaagagggCCCAAGCGGAGTCCAAGGATGCGTCATCGGCGGAGAAAATGGAAACATTGGTTCATCTAGTAATTTCACAGGACCATACTATCCGACAACAAATCCAAAGAATTAAAGAACTGGACAGGGAGATTGAAAAGTATGAGGCAAAAGTTCACTATGACAGAATAAAAAGGCATGGGATCAATTATGTGCAGGACACATACTTGGTGGATGCGAACCCCGAAGCACTCTCCGGCCGAGAGGGGGACAACCCCCTCTCAGCGGAGGCTGTTGCCCAGTTTGAGGAGTATGCCcaaaggtgtgaggaggtggtcaAACTACAAGAGGAACTGGCGGAGCATGAAGCGCTCATGGACAGCATCACCGTCGAGATCCAGGAGGAACTCAATCAGAGGTGGATGAAGCGGAGACAAGAAGAGCTGTCAAGTAAAGAAACTGATTCCAGCTCGGGGGAGAGC AACGAGTTGCTactggaggaggaaaggatCAAAACGCAACTGGATACAAGTTTATATATTGGACTTCGTCTGAATACGGATTTAGAAGCCATTAGGAATGATTTAACCCTGACCCAGGAGATATGGGGAGCAAAGGAACAAGAGATCCAGGATTTGCTGGAAAAAGTGAACTCTTTAAATGTAGAGGACAACACAGAAGAGACAGCTAGTACAGATAAGGACTTGAATCCTGTAGTCACTGAGACAACAATGTTGCGTCCCTTGGAGACAAAAAGTGAGTGGGTGGAGCAAGCCAGGGGGCTCTCAAAGAAATGTGACCCCAACGATGATGACTCAGACACAGGCCTGAGCTCCATGCACAGCCAGGACTCGGATAATCCCCCAGTGTGCGAGTCATTAGTCTAA